Proteins encoded together in one Quercus lobata isolate SW786 chromosome 3, ValleyOak3.0 Primary Assembly, whole genome shotgun sequence window:
- the LOC115981484 gene encoding pentatricopeptide repeat-containing protein At1g09820-like, with product MNSRSKLFQVNFLHGKVSIFTRNKQSSRPFCSPDSTATTPTSQSLNIPSLSELISKQHWSELKTHLKLNPTSSTTLLHHLLSSEADPELTLRYFNWSQKEFRLSHPLELSFRLLHSLANAKKYSKMRALLDSFVKVENFHSNSLILHVVSMSGNSFCANSMIVDMLVLAYARNRKTHLGLEVFKRAGDYGFRLSVFSCNPLLSGLVKESAIGDVEYVYKEIRRRKIEPDVITFNVVVNGLCKVGKLNKAGDVIEDMKAWGFLPNVVTYNTLIDGYCKMGRVGKMYKAESILKDMVANQVCPNEVTYNILIDGFCKDENVAAAKKVFEEMQRQGLRANMITYNSLINGLCCGGQLDEAISLRNEMLGSGVKLNVVTFNVLINGFCKKKMIKEARELFDDIRKQGLAPNAITYNTLIDACCKNGIIEEAIVLQSSMLEKGIFPDVSTYNCLIAGLCRKGDIEAARKLITDMEGKGLRADLVTYNIIIDALCKEGESRKAARLLNEIFKMGLSPSHVTYNTLMDGYCMEGNLKAAVNVKTRMEKEGRQANVVTYNVLIKGFCKKGKLEDANRLLNEMLERGLNPNRTTYEVVREEMMEKGFVPDIEGHLYNVSVGN from the coding sequence ATGAATTCAAGATCAAAGCTCTTCCAAGTCAATTTTCTACATGGGAAAGTTTCCATTTTCACGAGAAACAAACAGAGTTCCAGGCCTTTTTGCTCTCCAGACTCCACTGCAACAACCCCAACCTCACAATCTCTCAACATCCCATCTCTCTCAGAGCTCATATCAAAGCAACACTGGTCAGAGCTGAAGACCCATCTCAAACTCAACCCCACAAGCTCCACCACACTTCTCCACCACTTGCTCAGCTCAGAGGCTGACCCAGAGCTCACTCTCAGGTACTTCAACTGGTCCCAGAAAGAGTTCAGACTCTCACACCCTCTCGAGCTCTCTTTTAGACTCTTGCACTCACTTGCCAATGCCAAAAAGTACTCAAAGATGAGAGCTTTATTAGATAGTTTTGTTAAAGTTGAGAACTTTCATTCCAATTCTTTGATTTTACATGTGGTTTCAATGAGTGGCAATAGTTTTTGTGCTAATTCAATGATAGTTGATATGTTAGTGTTAGCGTATGCGAGAAATAGGAAGACCCATTTGGGGTTGGAGGTGTTTAAGAGAGCTGGGGATTATGGGTTTAGGTTGTCTGTGTTTTCATGTAATCCATTGTTAAGTGGTTTGGTGAAGGAGAGTGCAATTGGGGATGTGGAATATGTGTATAAGGAGATTAGGAGGAGGAAGATTGAGCCTGATGTGATTACATTTAATGTTGTGGTTAATGGGTTGTGTAAGGTTGGGAAGTTGAATAAGGCTGGGGATGTTATTGAGGACATGAAGGCGTGGGGGTTTTTGCCAAATGTGGTTACGTATAATACTCTCATTGATGGGTATTGCAAGATGGGTAGGGTAGGAAAAATGTATAAGGCTGAATCCATTTTGAAGGACATGGTGGCGAATCAAGTTTGCCCGAATGAGGTGacttataatattttgattgaCGGGTTTTGTAAGGATGAGAATGTTGCAGCTGCAAAAAAGGTGTTTGAGGAAATGCAAAGGCAGGGTTTAAGAGCCAATATGATCACGTATAACTCATTGATTAATGGCCTTTGTTGTGGTGGGCAGCTTGATGAGGCTATTAGTTTGCGGAATGAAATGTTGGGCTCGGGTGTGAAGCTGAATGTTGTTACTTTTAATGTGCTTATAAATGGGTTTtgtaagaagaaaatgattaaGGAAGCTAGAGAGTTGTTTGATGATATAAGGAAACAAGGGTTAGCTCCTAATGCTATAACGTATAATACATTGATTGATGCTTGTTGTAAGAATGGGATAATAGAGGAAGCCATTGTGCTGCAAAGTTCAATGTTAGAGAAGGGGATTTTCCCTGATGTTTCGACCTATAATTGCTTAATTGCAGGTTTGTGTAGAAAGGGGGATATAGAAGCAGCCAGGAAACTTATAACTGATATGGAGGGTAAGGGATTGAGAGCTGATCTTGtaacatataatataattatagaTGCACTGTGCAAGGAAGGGGAATCAAGAAAGGCAGCAAGGCTCTTGAATGAGATATTTAAGATGGGTTTGAGCCCAAGTCACGTGACATACAATACTTTGATGGATGGCTATTGTATGGAAGGTAACCTCAAGGCAGCAGTGAATGTAAAAACACGGATGGAGAAGGAAGGGAGGCAGGCAAATGTGGTAACCTACAACGTGTTGATTAAAGGTTTTTGTAAGAAGGGCAAGCTGGAAGATGCAAACAGGCTTCTTAATGagatgctagaaagaggtttgaACCCAAATCGGACTACTTATGAAGTAGTAAGAGAGGAAATGATGGAGAAAGGTTTTGTTCCAGATATAGAAGGGCATCTATATAATGTCTCTGTTGGAAATTGA
- the LOC115981485 gene encoding uncharacterized protein LOC115981485, whose product MDFDFQSNRVQVLLTIVGIITLSITAEKCRQLVGEEASSQSGKFTFLNCFDMGSGTVACGVKEGVKLYFYNIRAAHVEKARNIAVENALVDALSQGMAPKDAAKQAQKEGAKAAKLATRKAKRIIGPIISSGWDFFEAIYYGGTMTEGFLRGTGTLFGTYAGGFFGEQRFGRFGYLVGSQLGSWVGGRFGLMVYDVANGVHYWLQLVQTAESVLRETPAYEKFESSEDTTTYEAPPSYMSSEASEDSNAYETPAYESSESYEDSEFR is encoded by the exons ATGGATTTCGATTTCCAGAGTAACCGTGTTCAGGTTCTGCTAACCATCGTCGGTATCATCACTCTCAGCATCACAG CTGAAAAATGTCGGCAGCTGGTTGGGGAAGAGGCTTCATCTCAAAGTGGGAAGTTTACTTTCTTGAACTGTTTCGACATGGGCTCTGGAACTGTAGCATGTGGTGTGAAAGAGGGCGTGAAGCTGTACTTCTACAACATTAGAGCTGCTCATGTTGAAAAAGCAAGGAATATTGCAGTTGAGAATGCCTTAGTTGACGCATTGTCACAGGGGATGGCTCCTAAAGATGCAGCCAAACAGGCACAGAAAGAAGGGGCAAAGGCCGCAAAGTTGGCAACCCGGAAAGCCAAGCGCATTATAGGCCCCATTATCTCCTCTGGATGGGACTTTTTTGAAGCAATATACTATGGTGGTACCATGACAGAAGGGTTCCTCAGAGGCACTGGAACATTGTTTGGCACGTATGCTGGTGGTTTTTTTGGAGAGCAAAGGTTTGGGAGGTTTGGCTATCTTGTGGGAAGTCAATTGGGCAGTTGGGTTGGAGGTAGGTTTGGACTTATGGTATATGATGTGGCTAATGGAGTGCATTACTGGCTTCAGCTTGTTCAAACTGCAGAAAGTGTTCTTCGGGAAACACCGGCTTATGAAAAATTTGAATCTTCTGAGGATACAACTACTTATGAGGCTCCTCCTTCATATATGAGTTCTGAGGCATCTGAAGATTCCAATGCTTATGAAACTCCTGCTTATGAGAGCTCTGAATCATATGAAGATTCTGAATTTAGGTGA